From one Paludisphaera rhizosphaerae genomic stretch:
- a CDS encoding DUF3987 domain-containing protein, whose product PGPLASLVADARNGVGADGLLARVQLLVWPDAVPYKPCERWPDHEAKQEVRRIFRKIAEADYSSRGGHVDQFGGPPAFRFDAAAQAIFDSWFEALEVRLRSGDIEDPALKSALSKYRSLVPSLALVYHLVSHVDSEKIPPVDVAAVESAIGWAVYLEAHARRVYGCSGGASVSPGARLARRLSELPAGFTRRDLQRKGWSGLRGPEELDRAIHAACERRWILAYQAESGTGGGRPTVRYWRNPLESVSAASAGPLLVASDLVGVMAEWAAASDDRSAQITPKAAGLYQLQASSAKCHQVHHDFPLGMPETELLALLADMEAESRRLGPRDVQAELAEVRRRGDAAFAAACAEAEARMDALKAAAVASAAAGVVVVCPPPPPPPPPPAPVPVV is encoded by the coding sequence ACCAGGCCCCCTCGCGAGTCTCGTCGCCGATGCCCGGAACGGCGTCGGAGCGGACGGCCTCCTGGCTCGGGTCCAACTGCTCGTCTGGCCCGACGCCGTGCCGTACAAGCCTTGCGAGCGCTGGCCCGACCATGAAGCCAAACAGGAGGTCAGGAGGATCTTCCGCAAGATCGCCGAGGCCGACTACTCGTCTCGCGGCGGCCACGTCGACCAGTTCGGCGGCCCCCCCGCCTTCAGGTTCGACGCCGCAGCCCAGGCAATCTTCGACTCCTGGTTCGAGGCCCTGGAGGTCCGGCTTCGGAGCGGGGATATCGAAGATCCGGCGCTGAAGTCGGCCCTCAGCAAGTACCGCAGCCTGGTCCCGTCGCTGGCGTTGGTTTACCACCTGGTATCCCACGTCGACTCCGAGAAGATCCCGCCCGTCGACGTCGCCGCCGTCGAATCCGCGATCGGCTGGGCGGTTTACCTGGAAGCCCATGCTCGTCGCGTCTATGGCTGCTCCGGCGGCGCGTCGGTTTCGCCGGGAGCCAGGCTGGCCCGTCGCCTTTCGGAGCTCCCCGCCGGCTTCACGCGCCGGGACCTGCAGCGCAAGGGCTGGTCCGGCCTGCGGGGGCCGGAGGAGCTTGACAGAGCGATCCATGCCGCCTGCGAACGGCGTTGGATTCTCGCCTATCAGGCGGAATCGGGGACAGGAGGAGGCCGGCCGACCGTCCGCTACTGGCGCAACCCGCTCGAGTCGGTCTCCGCGGCATCGGCGGGCCCCCTGTTGGTCGCCTCCGACTTAGTCGGGGTCATGGCCGAGTGGGCAGCAGCCTCCGACGACCGGTCGGCCCAGATCACTCCGAAGGCAGCCGGCCTCTACCAGCTGCAGGCCTCCTCAGCCAAGTGCCATCAGGTTCACCACGATTTCCCGCTTGGGATGCCCGAGACCGAGCTACTTGCGTTGCTCGCCGATATGGAGGCCGAGTCGCGACGGCTCGGCCCTCGTGACGTGCAGGCGGAACTGGCTGAGGTCCGACGACGGGGGGACGCCGCTTTCGCCGCCGCCTGCGCCGAGGCCGAGGCCCGAATGGACGCCCTGAAGGCGGCGGCGGTCGCCAGCGCGGCCGCTGGCGTCGTCGTCGTCTGCCCGCCGCCTCCTCCGCCACCGCCCCCTCCGGCACCCGTTCCCGTC